The genomic stretch GCTTTGGAAGTATTAACAATTCTTCATCAACGAACTCATCAACGGCACAGGAATACGAAGATTTTACTTCATTAGCAGCGGATCTGGTGGCTGGTAATGCATATCCGGTATCAATAAAAGGACCTTCCAGTACTTTTCCTAGTGATGTAATGATTTATATTGATTTTAACGGAAATGGCAGCTTTGATGACGCAGGAGAGAGTTTTTATATAGGAAGACTGGAAGCAGCCAACCCGGCAAATGCGTTTACCATTACCAATAGCATTACGATTCCATCAAATGTGTCGGGAGGCAGTAAAAGAATGAGAGTTCTTAAAAATACAAATGTACTGGCTTATTCGGATCCGGGTGCCCAAAATTCCATCTCTTCTGCATGTGATTCCGGATTAAGAGCAGGCCAGACTGAAGATTATACTGTAAATATTCAGGGAAACAATACGAATTTTCCATCTCCCTATTGTGGGGTTGAAGGTATAACAAGCCTTACGGTGAGCGAAATCAGCAAAGTAGAATTTGCCGGAATGGAAAATGAGAGTCCATTGGATGGAAATTCAGCAACCATAGAAGACTTTACGGGTACCATTTTTAATGTCAGCCGTGGAAATGCATATCCCATAACCGTGACGGGAGGAACTCATGGACAAACAACAGTTTCTGCTTATGCTTATATTGATTTTAACCATAATAATCAGTTTGATCCTGATGAAAAGTTTAATCTTGGATATCTGGATAATTCAAATCCGGTTTCCGGTCATGAATCAGGGGTTACCTCAGAAACGATCACCATTCCGGTGAATGCATTATTGGGAAACACACGTTTCAGGCTGGTAAAAGCGTATGAATCCAGCTCATGGATGGGGACCCTTGAAAATCTTCCATGTCCTTCAGGTTGGTTTATTGGCCAGGCAGAAGACTATACGGTCAATGTACAGCCGGAAAGTCTTTCTACAACGGAAGTTTCTAAGAACAAAACTATTGACGTGAAAGTATATCCAAATCCAACCTCCGGAAATATAACGATCAGAATGAAAGAAAAACTGGAGAAATATGAAGTTTATAGTACTTCAGGACAGAAACTTTCGGAAGGAAATTCTGATACTGTGAATATGAACAGCTTTATTTCAGGGACATATCTGATTAAAATACAGACCAAAGATAAAAAAGTAGTTACCGAAAAGGTAATTAAAAAGTAAAAACACATATCTAATCATATCCATATCAATTTTTGTTTTTTACCGGCAGATTATATCTGTCGGTTTTGTTTTTTTGAAAATGGATGACGTTAAACGAGAAGAAAAATGGGATCAATCTTAAAAGTTTTGGAAATAGGTTTTTCACGCAAAGTTTTATGTTTGTGTATGTTTTATTTTAAGTGAGCTAAGAAGAGATCGATTGAAAATCGATCTGAAGAATCGAACGCATAGTCACAAAGCTTCATCAGCGACGAAGTCACATTATTTAGCCTCCTAAAATAAAGTATTCGAATCACTAATTCTTTGCGTCTATAGAATTTAGAATAATCAATCGGTATTCAATTGTTTTACCGCAACTTTTGAGCATGATCCGAAAAATGAAGGGTTTTAAGGAAAGTTAGGCGTTATCAAAGATGATTAAGATAGTTACTTATACAAATGGCTTTAGCTGTTTTCTTAACTATTCTTAATCCCTTTAAAAATCTTAATGGTCCAAATCTATTTCTGTCCTAAAATATTCAGTAAATCCTGTTTGGAAAGCCCCTGGAACTTGGTGCCATCCGTTTTAAGAAGGTTTTGAGCCAAAATAGTCTTCTTTTTCTGAAGAGTCAGGATTTTCTCTTCCACGGTATTGGAACAGATCATGCGGACTGCAATAACATTTTTAGTCTGTCCTATACGATAACTTCGGTCAATGGCTTGGTTTTCAGTAGCAGGGTTCCACCATGGATCAATCAGGTAAATATAGTCAGCTTGAGTAAGATTAAGCCCTACACCACCAGCTTTTAAACTTATCAAAAATACGCGGATGTCTTCATTTTCCTGGAAATTAGCTACTTTTTTGCCTCTATCTTTAGTTTGTCCGGTAAGATACTCGAAAGGAATACCGTGACGCTCCAGTTCAGGCTTCAATAAATCAAGCATTCCTACAAATTGAGAGAAAACAAGGATTTTATGATCTTTTGATTTTCCCAAGATCTGCTCCATCAGGATCTCAATTTTTACGGCATTTTCCCCGGAGTATCCTTCTTTAATCAATACAGGAGAGTTACAGATCTGTCTGAGCCTTGTAAGACCTGTAAGAACATGCATGCTGTTTTTATTGAGATCATCATCATCATCATTGGCCGCAATGAATTCACGAAGCTCTTTTTCATAAGCATCATAAATCCTGCGCTGTTCAGCGTTCATTTCACAATAAATAACAGTTTCTGTCTTTTCAGGAAGCTCTTTAGCTACCTGCTTTTTAGTTCTGCGGAGAATAAATGGTTTTATTTTCTGCTGAAGTTCTATAGCCCGCTTGCTATACTCAAATTTATCAATAGGAATAGCATAAATGTCTTTGAAATACTGTTTGTTGCCTAATAATCCCGGACAGGCAAAAGAGAGCTGACTATAAAGGTCGAAAGTGCTGTTCTCAACAGGAGTTCCGGTCAGTACAATCCTATTTCTGGATTGAAGCAGACGTGCTGCTTTATATCTTTCGGAATTAGGATTCTTAATGGTTTGCGACTCATCAAGGAAAGTATAATTGAAATTAAAAGTTTTCAGAAAACGAATATCAGAAAGCAACATTCCATAAGTGGTGAGGACAATTTCATAGTCAGGAAGGTGAGCGGTTGTTTTTTGCCGATCCGGACCGTAATGTACCAAAAATTTTATAGATGGGGCAAACTTAATAATCTCTTCCTGCCAGTTGAAAAGAAGGGAAGTAGGAACTACAACCAGGTTAGTGGTATGTCCTCGTTTTTCTCTTTGAGACAGGATAAATGCAATGATCTGAATAGTTTTACCCAATCCCATATCATCAGCAAGACATCCTCCAAAGTTGAAATCATCCAGAAAATTAAGCCAATTTAATCCTTCGTGCTGATAATCTCTTAACTCAGCATTTAATTGAGTAGGGATATTGACCGGGGGAATATCCTTACCATGCAGAAATTGATTGGAATATGTAGTAATTTCATCCTGAACTTCAGTACTCAATACCTCCTTTTCAAAAAGAGAAGAAACTTCAGTAAAATTGATTTTAGGAATTTTTAATAGCTCTTCATCAATTTCTCCAACCTGAAAATAGGCTGCGATCCTATCCATCCATTCTTCAGGAAGAATACCAAGGCTACCATCATCCAGTTGAACGAATTTACTTTTATTTCGAATGGTTCTGTGAAGTTGTTTTAAAGTAGCCTCCTTTTGGCCGAAACCTACTTTTAATTTCGCATTAAACCAGTTCAATCCACTGGTAATCTGAATGTTAATTTTAGCCCGATGAGGGTTGAGCTTATTGTTTTTCAGTTCATTAAATCCCAGAATGATAATTCCTTCATTTCGCCATATTTCAAATGCACTCAAAAACCAGTTATTATCAAGGAATTTGTCCCTGTGAAGATAGAAATACTGATAGCCGTCCATCTGTTCTTTAAAATCGGGATGCTGTTGCATTACCAAAGAGGTAAATCGGGCTTCTGCGGCATCATTTCTTTCTATTTTGAAAGGGTTTCCGTTCTGATCAGTATCAAAAATCTGTTTTCTGGAGTATACGGGAACTTCTACCTGTCCATACTTCATGACAGGAGTAATTCCAATGTAACTTTCCTGCTGGCGAAGGTAAATAACTCTTTCTGTCTGGAAATTCTTTTCTTCAAGTTGTACTTTTGTTGCGGTCTGTATGTAGCTGTAATTAATGTGAATACGCTCTTCAAGAGTAGCCAGAATTTGCTTCATGAATTCCTCATATTTTGAAGAATGTACCAACAAAATCTCATTATTTGCCTTGAAGAATTTGATAACCCTGAGCATGTCAGGATGGTCTATGAAGCTGAATGTGTTGTTGTTATATACAAAATATTCATTTCGGATTATCACATTTTTAAAAGGAACGGAAGTGTCATTAAGCATCAGTTCTCCGGTGATTTCATAAAATGGATCTTTCTTAAATACAGAGAGTTGGAAGTCTGCATTTAAAGTGTTAAGTTTAGTTAGAGTAAGTGACTTTGCGGAGATACTTTCTGCGACCTCCCGGTCGTGATAATATACTTCCAGATGAAGAGGGTTGTTTACAATAATTTTTAGAGCTTCCCATTCAGCCACATCATACTCTTCATTGTAATTGTTCTGAAAAGATGCAATAGCGGTATAGAATTTTATATCCATAGGTTTTTCTGCTTTCCAGATCAGCTGCGTAGCATTCAGAGAAGTCACAGGATTTTTAATCTTTCCTGTTTGGGTCATTTCAGCTTCCATGAGGGAAAATATCAGATGATTGTAATAACGGTGTTTACCGATCACTACTATTTGTTTTTTCCCTGTTTCCTGAGCAGCCAGTTCATCCAGTTTAGAAGGAAGCTGTGGTAAAAGATCCTTTTGAAACATGTGCTCATCCATGGGAAGCATTTCTTTGATCTTTGGGAGGATCTTAAGTTTACGTTCTGCCAGTTCCAGTTGAAAATATTGGTCAAGATCCGGTTCGTTTTCCAGTCCATAGCTTTTGGCTGTAGACAGCAATGTCTTTTTCCGGAGTAGGTCATCAAAGAAAATGCGATAATTTTTTTCTTCCAGAATACAATGGATGATTTCTGACTGATGAACACAAAGCTGCGCTTTAGAATGATCACAAGTACAGCTACATATCAATGAATTATTGATACGGCTGATTGTAATCATGGGAAAGTCCTGCAGTGAGGATTCTTTTGTAAAGATTCCCATATTATTTTCAATGACAACAGGATAAATTTCATGAAAATCAGTGATTCCAATAAATGAACTTTCTGAGGTATGCTTTAAGAGATCATAAACGGAAAGTGTACTGATGCTGATGTTTTCAAGAATATATTCTGCCATAAAAATTGATCGGGGCAAACTTACAAAAAAACGATAAAATGAAAGGTGGTTTAAAACCTTCGGTACTGTAAAATATTTTTATCAGTACGGCAACATTTCAATACTTGATAAACTGCTATATTTATTAAACTCCATTTTGGCTACAGCTTGCCCCGTTTTGGCAACTTTTATCTTTTTTCTGATCCTGAACTTTGTCTTGTAATTTTAAATAAGAAAAAATGAAAACAATTTTTATAACAGGAGCTTCCACAGGATTAGGGAAAGCAACTGCACATTTATTTCAACAAAAAGGATGGAAAGTAATTGCTACCATGAGAAACCCGGAAGGAGCTTCTGATCTTGCTTCTCTGGAGAATGTTACACTGCTTCCTTTGGATGTAACTAATCCGGAACAGATTCATTCAGCAGTAAAGCAATCCTTGGAATCCGGACAG from Chryseobacterium indologenes encodes the following:
- a CDS encoding DEAD/DEAH box helicase, with the translated sequence MAEYILENISISTLSVYDLLKHTSESSFIGITDFHEIYPVVIENNMGIFTKESSLQDFPMITISRINNSLICSCTCDHSKAQLCVHQSEIIHCILEEKNYRIFFDDLLRKKTLLSTAKSYGLENEPDLDQYFQLELAERKLKILPKIKEMLPMDEHMFQKDLLPQLPSKLDELAAQETGKKQIVVIGKHRYYNHLIFSLMEAEMTQTGKIKNPVTSLNATQLIWKAEKPMDIKFYTAIASFQNNYNEEYDVAEWEALKIIVNNPLHLEVYYHDREVAESISAKSLTLTKLNTLNADFQLSVFKKDPFYEITGELMLNDTSVPFKNVIIRNEYFVYNNNTFSFIDHPDMLRVIKFFKANNEILLVHSSKYEEFMKQILATLEERIHINYSYIQTATKVQLEEKNFQTERVIYLRQQESYIGITPVMKYGQVEVPVYSRKQIFDTDQNGNPFKIERNDAAEARFTSLVMQQHPDFKEQMDGYQYFYLHRDKFLDNNWFLSAFEIWRNEGIIILGFNELKNNKLNPHRAKINIQITSGLNWFNAKLKVGFGQKEATLKQLHRTIRNKSKFVQLDDGSLGILPEEWMDRIAAYFQVGEIDEELLKIPKINFTEVSSLFEKEVLSTEVQDEITTYSNQFLHGKDIPPVNIPTQLNAELRDYQHEGLNWLNFLDDFNFGGCLADDMGLGKTIQIIAFILSQREKRGHTTNLVVVPTSLLFNWQEEIIKFAPSIKFLVHYGPDRQKTTAHLPDYEIVLTTYGMLLSDIRFLKTFNFNYTFLDESQTIKNPNSERYKAARLLQSRNRIVLTGTPVENSTFDLYSQLSFACPGLLGNKQYFKDIYAIPIDKFEYSKRAIELQQKIKPFILRRTKKQVAKELPEKTETVIYCEMNAEQRRIYDAYEKELREFIAANDDDDDLNKNSMHVLTGLTRLRQICNSPVLIKEGYSGENAVKIEILMEQILGKSKDHKILVFSQFVGMLDLLKPELERHGIPFEYLTGQTKDRGKKVANFQENEDIRVFLISLKAGGVGLNLTQADYIYLIDPWWNPATENQAIDRSYRIGQTKNVIAVRMICSNTVEEKILTLQKKKTILAQNLLKTDGTKFQGLSKQDLLNILGQK
- a CDS encoding GEVED domain-containing protein, which translates into the protein MKKIITLSAVILSGLIDAQYCTPTFQYGAGSNMISNVSFGSINNSSSTNSSTAQEYEDFTSLAADLVAGNAYPVSIKGPSSTFPSDVMIYIDFNGNGSFDDAGESFYIGRLEAANPANAFTITNSITIPSNVSGGSKRMRVLKNTNVLAYSDPGAQNSISSACDSGLRAGQTEDYTVNIQGNNTNFPSPYCGVEGITSLTVSEISKVEFAGMENESPLDGNSATIEDFTGTIFNVSRGNAYPITVTGGTHGQTTVSAYAYIDFNHNNQFDPDEKFNLGYLDNSNPVSGHESGVTSETITIPVNALLGNTRFRLVKAYESSSWMGTLENLPCPSGWFIGQAEDYTVNVQPESLSTTEVSKNKTIDVKVYPNPTSGNITIRMKEKLEKYEVYSTSGQKLSEGNSDTVNMNSFISGTYLIKIQTKDKKVVTEKVIKK